The DNA sequence TGATAATTTCTGtaatttgagctaattttgctATATTAATATCCTATTGAAATAAaaggattggagaaatcctagtaACCAAGGATAAAAATATTgaatcatgaaaagtaaacgCCTTCTCAATGCACTTTTAGGTCTTCTGCTATTATTATGGTCATGGCCCATTTTCCTTTTCAATCCCCAATATAGCAATGTTATGTTATGTGTTTACTGCAGGTTGTCTTTTTGGAGCTGTGCCATAGGCGCAAGGCGTACCTTAAGCCTCGAAGCTTGAAGGTTGGCCTGTATTTGTACTTCtattctctctctagaattaATTGATTTTAGTGTGTGTGATTAGTCAGAAAACATGAAATGATAGCTTGAGAGCCATGTAGTCTGCTTTTGCTCTGTTTCTTGAAGATGTACATGTATAGGACCCGAGCTCCGAGTGAGGTGAGAGAATTCAGAACTGCTTGCAATGACCCTTCACCCTCTATGTATTTAATGTCATATGGCTGAATGATTGATTCGAGAAGATAATTAGCACAATGAATTCTTGTGAACTTTGTTTCAAGTCCTATAAGGCCAGGTGATACTGAAATAGATACTCTGTGAGATCGGAAGCTAGACTTGAATAGAAACCTTCTTGTATTCTTGTTGCTCAGTGGACTTTGAGAATTAACTTAACCACAAGAGGTCACATTTGCCTTTCAGAACCGCAACTAATGATCTTGACCTGTTATGAATGCTTCCCTAATCTGACTTTCTAATACCTTATTCAAGACATGATGATAGTTCTTTTATATGCTCACGGTcaactcaaattcacaaataaACCATGTTTTGCAGAAGCCGACCATAGGAGAATTGTTTGACGTGTGGAAGAAGGAAAAGGAAAGTCGTTTAGGGATACTCTACAGCTTGTTTGTTGATAAGGTATGATTCTGTTTTCCATTTTGTGCTAACTTACTAAAGAAACTTCTCGTTTTGGCTTCTTCAACAAACAATAGATAAATCTGGCGACTTTATTGTTTTTCCCATAATCTGCCTTTTTCTAGGTTGCTAGTCAACTTGAAGTTGAGCCCGGTGCAGAATTTCGAGTGGCATATGAAGAAGCCATGAAAAATGATGGCAAGATTATACTGGGCGATCGACCTGTTCAGGTACTTTTCCTCTAATTTTACTATTGTAAAGTAACACAGAAGCCAATTTGGACAAATTTGCTAGCTTTGTCACTGCTGTTTCTTCCTCCGTAGTCATACTATTTGTGCATTATGAACATCTGTTGCTGGCTATTGAGTTTTCTTTACAATAATGTTTTCCTCTTAATTAATAGCAGCAAGTTGTGTCGTCCCTTTCCATTGCCTGTAGGAAGAAATTCATGCACGATTAAATTTGAAGTTTTCTTTATTAGTATTGTTTGAGTTCTTTCCTGACTTTTCAGTTCCTATTTTTTTCGCCTTTGGTAGATTACGTTGCAGAGAACATGGGCCATGATGCCTCTTGGGCACAAGATAAAATTTTTCTTGAAGTTGTTTTCCGTGATAGGCCCAGAAGATATCGCCAAGAGGGTATACTAACTCGCCTTATAAGACTGACATATGCTATCTGCATTGTATCTGGCGAAGTGAATTTTACTGATGTTAGAAGGTCCATTTTTCCCTAGTGTAGCTGAAGGAATTGAACGATGTTGACAACATAACTCGAATAATTGAGGAGCTGAGCGAGGAGTTTCCTACTCTCGCGGAAGCCCTCATCCATGAGCGCGACCAGTTAGTATTCTCATACTTTCTAATTCTTCTCTATTATATTCTAGGTTTCTTATCCTTGTAATATTGCATGTTTGATTGTTTTCATTCCATATTGCCGTATGTAGATATATGTCAGCCACATTACTTAAAGTAGCACGTGAACATAACTCGGTGGTAGCCGTTGTGGGAAAGGGCCACTTACCAGGAATCCAGAAGAACTGGAAACAACCAGTTAAGGTAAAGATTTTATGTCATTCATTGATTACTTTGTCTGTTCAAATTCTCTTCTTGATGTTAACCTTCTACATAAGGGAAATCGCGATTTCTTAAATAATGCCCCTCTTTTCTAACCTGGCTTAATTGCTTTGATTTCAATTATATCAGCCTGATGTAACTTTACGCACTTGAATGTTTTAGATGGATCAACTTCTCAAGCGTGccaattgaaaataaaacgATAACAGCGTGCAAGATACTTGGTTCTATTGGAGTAATATTCGCTGGTGATATGGTTCAAATTCGTGGAAATTGTTAGCTTGACCACTCTTCAATGTTTCGATCATAACTTCTTCAATTTAACTCCAAATAATGAACGACCAATTGCATTGGAAAAGCCAATTCAGATACCTTTCCATCAATATACTGTGGAGCTTCAGATTCCAAGTAGCCGAAAAGTTATGGACGTTTCAATAAAcaccaaaaactgaaaaatctTTTCTTTAATGTTGGTAATTTCTAAAGTTCTTATTTATTTCTTGCATTAAGATTTCTTTGTATTGGGGCCTATAAATAGCGTATCTTATGGAGAAAAATGTAGACTTGAGTTTATGATAATTTGATTATATGAAGTTTGAGAATAGAGTTCTTAATTTCTTGTTCTTTCAACTTAGAAGTCGAATTTGGCATGCTATCTTATTTCATCCATTTATCTTATTTCCATCCTCATCAGCTAGAGTTGCTGTAATTTTTGGCATTTATCTCTCCATCAAGATATAACTCTGCATCTCATGTAACAAAATTctcctttttattttctttcaatCTTTTCATATATCTTTTATTACAACCTCTCGATGCCAACTCAttcttttttcacaaaaattctTGTACAAGTTACATGATGCAATATGTCGGCGATTGGATGATGCTCTCTCTCAACCCTAGGAGGATCTTCTCCTTCTTGTGGATGGTGCTCTCTctgtaggaatattaaacttaattaatactcaattTGTCCGACGATCGTTTATTCGATTATCTTAATTCGTCAATTCGTCGCTGAATCGGTCAACCGTCTTCAACCCTTCGTTtaaagcctcaaacgtcctccaatcatattttttttctttagaaaTACGACtacttcgtcttcgaaagagctttctgtggccgcctgtttcgccttaATTCGAGCTATGTacaggaagttatggccgttcttcggagactgccaaAACTTGATTTTCTGCGAAAATctaactccagctctgatcttctggaTTATATCCCGTTCAATCCCCGACGTCGGATGGACGACGATCTTCGAGGATTCCCTGAAGAAAACACCCACTCAACAGGCGCCGTTCAACACTCACAGAAAACCTAATTTCTGTAATATGAAATTACGTGAATCTTATTTCTGTTTTGAGGGTTGctgtgtatttataattataaatacaggaTATGGGCCAAACTTATGAGTTGGACTATTTTtctcctactgggctcaggagtctttgggccaACCCATGGATCAAATAcaaagaataaagatgggccttaaatgaattaattcttatgatcagcccagatcacaattaatacataaatattaattcattccactagagaatcaatattgacttaatCATTTATTGCCAATGATGAGTCGGGgattgtatttagacttatggAACCCTCGTATTCAAGATATCcaacattcattaattaattaaagcttctaatagcttatattaattaatttcttattaatccttAAGTAATACCActcaaccttattattgcaTTTGAACTTAATAAACATACAGGGTTTAgtgcaataaaccttttgagctccttaaggggatgttatcatcctatatcggatacggtCACCTAATACAGATGACCAAATGTCATATataaattgctatcacccaagatacagagtactcaagttaatatgcaactctcacccatagtaaattaaagtgatacacaaatttatatatacactTGAAATCTTATTAAGATTTAGGTCTCATTAAGTCACCgggatcttgattcttcacttaggtcctcattgtgatcctatcaatacatTTACACGCACCAGTATAGagaagtagccaagacaaactactttcaTCTATACTGTAGCGtaaaccaacaactcgtcctagagtcgtctcggctgtgatcaattttatatctcataaggttattccaattatatggtcttctgtgatctacaacacaccatataatctacttatatagagataattggacatatatatgtaattatgaacaattcagataggagattagatagtgaactcaggaatcattgtatacaaacATAAAAGTTCctactttcagtatacaaatccaacactctCTCAACCCTAGGAGGATCTTCCCTTTCTTCTCATCGTAGCTTCTCTGGCGCTTCTCTGCGGCCGTTCGACTTTGGTTTTCTCCGGACCGGCCAGGACTTCTCCTTCTTCGTTGCACTCACAGTTCCCGATTGTGTTGAATAATTTCACTCATCCGCCTCCTCGCAGATCTTCGACGTCTCCTCCGCTGCTGATAACCTCTGCTACGGTGGTCCTCCCCTTAGATGCCGCGGTTCTTTTCCCTGAACTTAGTGTTGTTGCGACGCCCTCTAGGGTTTCTATTATGGAGCCGCCTCCATCTCCTTTGGATGCTAGGGTTTCTGCCTAGCTTTTTCTCCTGCCGGTACTGTTATCACCGGAGTGTCCACTGTCCGGGTCTCTCACTCTCTCGATGCTTGCACGCCATCTCCTAGGGTTCCACCCTCCTCGTCCGATTTGGCGCTAGTGCCGCCTCACTCTGGTTTTAGGGTTTCGGCCCTTACGTTAGTTTCTTTCGGCCCCATGGCCGCAGTTTCTTCTATTGACGACATCTCTGCATTGAGTTCTCTCTAGTTTGATGGTAGTAAGACCCCGCTGATTCCCAATTCGCTCAACCAATCGTCAAATATTTTTGCCGGGAATATTATTCTTCGTGACTTAGGACAGCCGCCGGATGTTGGGGCTCTCCAGCATCAGCCGACTACCATGTCGGTTTTGAATAAGCTTCAAGGGCCAGCTTCCTTGTTGTACCATGCGGCTGGGTCTATGGCCGGATTGCCTCTTGACAAGTCCGCCGACATTCTTTTTCCAGAGACCACCATGCTTTCGCCGATGGGTCTTGTGGGAGCTGGGCAGACGTCCCATCCCGATTCTTCCAGTTCTTCTACTATTATCCTCCAGGATTCTGGGGTTCGTCCGCCGCCTGATGAAGGACGTGTTCCCCCAGCGGTTAAATCCTTCGCTGAGACGCTCAAGTTGCAGTTGGGACGGTCTGCCGACGTTCCGGCTCACGACTTCGTTGTCCTCAAGCCCTCGATGGAGGATGATCGGACTTGCCTCACCCTATCTCCGGCTTTCCATCAAAGACAAGTCCGTTCGTTCCAATTTGCTGTGCATGGCCGATTATTTCTTCGCAAGGGCGATGCCCCCCGATTCGTCGCTGATATTTACAATGAGCTCACCTTTCTGTGGAAGCCGTTGAACCCTTTGGGAGTCATTCCTCTTGGGAAAGGTTATTTCACTTTGAAATTCTCTTCACAAGAGGATTATTCTATTGTCTTCTCCAAGGCTTCTTGGCGCTTACGCACTGGAATTCTCCATCTCCAAGCTTGTGTTCCCAAATTCAATCCCAATAAGGCTACGCTTGCTCAGGTTTGGATTTATATCTTCAATCTTCCACATGAGTATTAGCATCCTGAGGTTCGTACTGGTATTGCTAGACATGTGGGTactcttattattattgatggTTGTTCTGCTAGAGCTTCTATTGGTTATTTTGCTCGTGTGCTTGTTGAAATGAATGTTGTAGCTGAGGTTCTTGATTATTTGTATGTGAAATGTGGTGATGATGTCTATGAAATAGAATTTAGATATGAAAATCTCTCATATTTTTGTTGGATTTGCTCTGTTGTTGGCCATGCTACTGACGATTGCAGGAAGAATCGTACTGATATGGAGCCTTCTTCTCCGACCGCCGATCTGGGCAAGCAAAATCACAAAAGAAAGAATGGAGGGAAGGGGAGGGGGGCAGGAAGCCTATGGGCTGGTCGATTGTTTGTCGTGAAATTTCCCCCCCAAAAATGTTGTTGATGTCGTGCTCCCCGACACTGGCATTACCAAAGACACTACAGATGGGGAGGAGCCAAAATCCCCTAATAGTTTGCATTCGGCTCCGGTTGGTGGCGCTGTGACTTCTAACCCCTTCGCCATTCTGGCGATGGAGAGGATAAGGATATTGTCACGCTACGTTCGCATATTCCGGTATCTACTCATGCCACCACGGGTTCTTTGCACCAGGTCCTGCAATCGGCTGCTGCTTCTGAGTCAAGTCGGCATTCCCCAAATTTGTCTATCACTGGGCAGTGTGAGTCATCGGATGGGACGCCTCCTTCTTCGGCGATTGATCACTCATCTTCAGACTCGACATCTGCTGCTGATGTGCTTGATACGTAGATTGATAATGAGGCTATTTCCCCGACGCACTGTAGCGGGCATCATCTGGCTTTAAGTGTGACGTCAGAAAATGCGGTGATTGAGGATCCTCCCGTGACTCGCGGCCGAGGGCGTCCGAAGGGTGCTACCAAGAAGGAGAGAGTTTATGATTCCTCTATAAAGCACCGGCTCCGATATATGATCAAGAATGGTATGTTTTTAGATATGAGTAAGATCCAAAAAGCAACGGGCCGTGCTGCTGGGGCCATTTTGCAAGGCGCTGACACGTTGTTGCTGGTAGAGTTTTTGAATAAAGTGCAACAGGATCAGGCTGGAGGTGCGATTTTGCTAAATTTTGTGATTCATTCTTCTTGTGACATAGCTCGATCTAAGTCGGCTGTGGAAAGATGAGAAGATATGTTGGATGAAGAAGATTCTTTGGAAGAGGATGGCCTCGTAAATTTTTCCTCATAGtcttggtttgtttatttttcggttacccgtGGTTTCTTGCGGGTGTTTTTCGT is a window from the Salvia miltiorrhiza cultivar Shanhuang (shh) unplaced genomic scaffold, IMPLAD_Smil_shh original_scaffold_419_1, whole genome shotgun sequence genome containing:
- the LOC131004544 gene encoding uncharacterized protein LOC131004544, encoding MNRLNSAKHLVAFFTAVAPNAKISQIFDSRSLARIHQIADRCKCEGEMEKQLKKLSSNDSNSSYERKVLPPELSRSVATLTCESSAAGGVCDVYLVGTCHVSTESCEEVRAVIQFLKPQVVFLELCHRRKAYLKPRSLKKPTIGELFDVWKKEKESRLGILYSLFVDKVASQLEVEPGAEFRVAYEEAMKNDGKIILGDRPVQITLQRTWAMMPLGHKIKFFLKLFSVIGPEDIAKRLKELNDVDNITRIIEELSEEFPTLAEALIHERDQYMSATLLKVAREHNSVVAVVGKGHLPGIQKNWKQPVKMDQLLKRAN